A segment of the Drosophila suzukii unplaced genomic scaffold, CBGP_Dsuzu_IsoJpt1.0 scf_23, whole genome shotgun sequence genome:
gcaagccctttttaaggcctcaccgcagatatcagtaaaagtgttaactaggctatctaattcttgacggttgcttatgtgtgtcggaggagcgggtaggttcctgttgaggagatttttatagtatccccagttggttaatcttagattagttatgTTCTCGGGGGGAGGATGttctagacttattgtaaattctatgtatcggtggtccgagaatgagtgttcgatccccaccttccacgcgtctagatggttaagtaagggatcagatattagagtaatgtctagtacttccctcctatttctagtgatgaaagttgggtcattacctttgttgcagatgaatagatttgattgaaggagatagtcgtacagtaactcacccctttcgttggtgtttgtacttccccattgtgtgtggtgtgagttagcgtccccacccaggatgagttccttagatgagtgagtgcgtatgagttcttgtgtagtggtgtttggtagtggcccttcgtagtcgtgagccagatagaatgatgctatggtgtgatgggtgtgttcgtttagctccagtctgaccgtggtaaggtcgccttcgctaaactgtggaataagaaatgtgttaaagtgtgtttttgtaagaatgcaggttctggttttacccttgtccttggtgtaaaatagcttgtataggggggttgataggccacagatgttgttaccaacaatccatggctcttgaatgaggactacgtctatgttgcctgttgccaggcgggtgaggagggcagcggatgctgccttgctgtggtgcagattaatttgcagaaactgcaccatctttgggactggggtcgggctgggtaccctccgcttcctccgctatgtcctggaggacagagcgccctggtcgggttgtgtcctgggtgcacagctgtttcaggctctccgtcagctccgagtcggttgacacgtagccggtgagggtggcctcctcgtgatctggttcgtcgtcgctcgggggttcgtacgacgcacaggcagccaggttgtctgccgctgtTTTATCGGTGTCATAAATACGAAGCTGCACCTTgtcgaacccgtagttcactctgtgctgttgggctgcgaggggttccaagcaggcctggtttaggaggataaccacgctcatggtgactcgctcggttttctccaccttgaccaccttccaaccgtctgttggaagttttgggttgaac
Coding sequences within it:
- the LOC139354807 gene encoding uncharacterized protein, with the protein product MSVVILLNQACLEPLAAQQHRVNYGFDKVQLRIYDTDKTAADNLAACASYEPPSDDEPDHEEATLTGYVSTDSELTESLKQLCTQDTTRPGRSVLQDIAEEAEGTQPDPSPKDGAVSAN